One stretch of Pedobacter riviphilus DNA includes these proteins:
- the uvrC gene encoding excinuclease ABC subunit UvrC, which translates to MSSFDHKTALTAIPHKPGVYQYWDADGKLMYIGKAKDLRNRVGSYFNSDRNQFNGKTRVLVSKIRKITFTIVDTEIDAWLLENSLIKKHQPKFNINLKDDKTYPWIIVKNENYPRIYWTRKVIKDGSTYFGPYGSIGMMHTILDLIKETYPLRTCSLPLTEKNIAEGKFKVCLEYQIGNCKGPCQNYQTETDYDKNIGEIKEILNGKIGNVIREVKGIIKSASENLNFELAHQYARRLEVLEKYQSKSTVVNSAITNVDVVSIASDERYAFVNYLKVMNGTIIQTQTIEVKKQLDESDDEILTLAMLEFRTKFSSTSKEIIVPFEPSLEDESLKFTVPKLGEKKKLLELSQKNVLFFKKEKLNQYEKLNPDLRTNRILTTMQKDLRLTQLPKHIECFDNSNFQGKYPVSAIVVFKDAKPSKKDYRHFNVKTVEGPNDFATMEEAVFRRYRRMLDENQTLPQLIIIDGGKGQLSSAVKSLKLLGIENKVTVIGIAKRLEELFYPGDSYPLYLDKKSETLKVIQQLRDEAHRFGITFHRKKRDQGTLKTELEQIEGIGKTTADKLLTHFKSVKKIKEATEKELAQVLNKKQIVTLQAYFSQE; encoded by the coding sequence ATGAGCAGTTTCGACCATAAAACAGCATTAACCGCAATTCCACATAAACCCGGTGTTTACCAATATTGGGATGCTGATGGGAAGCTCATGTATATTGGAAAGGCAAAAGACCTCCGCAACCGCGTGGGTTCTTATTTTAATAGCGACAGAAACCAGTTTAATGGCAAAACAAGGGTACTGGTATCCAAGATCCGTAAAATTACTTTCACTATTGTTGATACGGAGATTGATGCCTGGCTACTCGAAAATAGTTTAATTAAAAAACATCAGCCTAAATTTAACATCAACCTAAAGGACGACAAAACGTATCCCTGGATTATTGTTAAAAATGAGAATTATCCCCGGATTTACTGGACGAGGAAAGTGATTAAAGATGGCTCTACCTATTTTGGCCCTTATGGTTCTATAGGCATGATGCATACTATTTTGGATCTGATTAAGGAAACCTATCCGCTGCGTACCTGCAGTTTGCCCTTAACAGAGAAAAATATAGCCGAAGGAAAATTTAAAGTTTGTTTAGAGTATCAGATCGGTAACTGCAAGGGGCCTTGTCAAAATTACCAGACCGAAACCGATTACGATAAAAACATAGGTGAGATCAAAGAGATCCTGAATGGTAAAATCGGAAATGTAATCCGCGAGGTCAAAGGGATTATTAAATCGGCATCAGAAAACCTGAATTTCGAGCTGGCGCATCAATACGCAAGGAGATTGGAAGTACTTGAAAAGTACCAGAGCAAATCGACCGTGGTAAATAGCGCCATTACCAATGTGGATGTTGTAAGTATTGCATCAGATGAGCGTTATGCTTTTGTAAATTACCTGAAGGTGATGAACGGAACGATTATCCAAACGCAGACTATTGAGGTTAAAAAACAACTGGATGAGAGCGACGATGAGATTTTAACCCTGGCGATGTTAGAGTTCAGAACAAAATTCAGCAGTACATCAAAAGAAATTATTGTTCCTTTTGAACCTTCATTGGAAGATGAAAGTTTAAAATTTACAGTACCTAAGCTGGGCGAAAAGAAAAAACTCTTAGAACTTTCACAGAAAAATGTATTGTTCTTCAAAAAAGAGAAACTAAATCAATACGAAAAGTTAAATCCCGATTTACGCACCAACCGTATTTTAACGACCATGCAGAAGGACCTGCGTTTAACTCAGCTTCCAAAACATATAGAATGCTTTGATAACTCCAACTTTCAAGGAAAATATCCGGTTTCGGCAATAGTTGTCTTTAAAGATGCTAAACCTTCTAAAAAGGACTACCGCCACTTTAATGTGAAAACAGTTGAGGGTCCTAACGATTTTGCTACTATGGAAGAGGCCGTTTTCCGTCGTTATAGGAGAATGTTAGATGAAAACCAAACCTTACCTCAACTCATTATCATTGATGGCGGTAAAGGGCAGCTTTCGTCGGCTGTGAAGAGTTTGAAATTATTGGGCATAGAAAACAAAGTTACCGTAATTGGCATTGCTAAACGTTTGGAAGAACTGTTTTATCCAGGTGATTCCTATCCTTTGTATCTGGATAAAAAATCGGAAACCTTAAAAGTAATACAACAGTTACGTGATGAGGCCCACCGTTTTGGAATTACCTTCCACCGTAAAAAACGCGATCAAGGGACACTTAAAACAGAACTCGAACAGATTGAAGGTATCGGTAAAACTACTGCGGATAAATTGCTAACCCATTTTAAATCGGTTAAAAAGATTAAAGAAGCAACAGAAAAAGAGCTGGCACAAGTACTGAATAAAAAACAGATAGTTACGCTTCAAGCTTATTTTAGCCAGGAATAA
- the porN gene encoding type IX secretion system ring subunit PorN/GldN — protein sequence MKRILSIAILVLLTTFAFAQKKPTKLAPKKAAPVVAAPPVADTVKAPVKTAKKKLKVPPKDGFYARKDIDSTEMVPLADVREEDVFYAKRIWREIDLRDTVNSVLKSPKSRLIDVLIAAIKKDELTAYSPIDSALNEDDAFLNPMSADSASKSALGTAEVSNNKTGTVTTVVNDFNPELFLKFRIKEDWIFDTKRSVFEPRIVGIAPLKYNEVSKQWQPVFWVYYPEAREILTKKRLINTNNDASSLSFDDFFIRRLFSSYIVKESNPGDNKIRDIITDPRERLYESERIKKSVLDYEQGLWEY from the coding sequence ATGAAAAGGATTTTAAGTATTGCCATTTTAGTTTTGTTAACCACATTTGCTTTTGCACAAAAAAAGCCAACCAAGTTAGCACCAAAGAAAGCTGCACCAGTAGTTGCCGCACCTCCTGTGGCAGATACGGTTAAAGCGCCTGTTAAAACAGCTAAAAAGAAGCTTAAGGTACCACCTAAAGATGGTTTCTATGCCCGTAAGGATATTGACAGTACTGAGATGGTTCCTTTGGCTGATGTGAGAGAAGAAGATGTTTTTTATGCCAAACGGATCTGGAGAGAGATTGATTTACGTGATACGGTTAACTCAGTCTTAAAATCGCCTAAATCGCGACTAATTGATGTACTAATTGCAGCAATTAAGAAAGACGAACTAACCGCATACTCGCCAATTGATAGTGCATTGAACGAAGATGATGCTTTTCTTAATCCTATGTCGGCAGATTCTGCTTCTAAATCGGCTTTGGGAACAGCAGAGGTTTCGAACAATAAAACCGGAACGGTTACTACTGTAGTAAATGATTTTAACCCAGAGTTATTCTTGAAATTCAGAATTAAGGAAGACTGGATTTTCGATACCAAACGCTCTGTTTTCGAGCCACGTATTGTAGGTATTGCACCATTAAAATACAATGAAGTTTCTAAACAATGGCAACCGGTATTTTGGGTTTATTATCCGGAGGCTAGAGAGATTTTAACGAAGAAACGTTTAATTAATACCAATAACGATGCTTCTTCTTTGAGTTTTGATGATTTCTTTATCCGCCGCTTATTTAGCAGCTATATTGTAAAAGAGTCAAATCCTGGAGACAATAAAATCAGAGATATTATTACCGATCCTAGAGAAAGGTTGTACGAATCAGAAAGGATTAAAAAATCTGTTCTTGATTACGAACAAGGTCTTTGGGAATACTAA
- a CDS encoding GldM family protein, translated as MVGQEVSINVSASNAGKTVSLGSQKFRVKGIPAPVAKVGGRAGGDVASVQLKSETEIEADLDDFPFDVKFKILRYKLTIIKPRSDAVTIPGSGGSFAGAVKGAINSITPGTRVFFEDIVSVGPDGRQKILPSLAFSVK; from the coding sequence TCCATCAATGTATCGGCAAGTAATGCTGGCAAAACCGTTAGCTTAGGCTCGCAAAAATTCAGGGTGAAAGGTATCCCTGCTCCGGTAGCTAAAGTTGGTGGTCGCGCTGGAGGAGATGTGGCTTCGGTACAGCTAAAAAGCGAAACCGAAATTGAAGCCGATCTGGATGATTTCCCTTTCGATGTTAAGTTTAAAATACTGCGTTATAAATTAACAATTATCAAACCGCGTTCTGATGCTGTTACCATTCCGGGTAGTGGTGGAAGTTTCGCTGGTGCGGTTAAAGGTGCAATAAACTCGATTACACCTGGTACAAGAGTGTTTTTTGAAGATATTGTTTCTGTAGGACCAGACGGCCGTCAGAAAATTTTGCCTTCATTAGCGTTTAGTGTAAAATAA
- a CDS encoding transglycosylase domain-containing protein encodes MNKSLSAQETKRYSLIIWKILIGGIALFAIFISMIGLGLFGALPSFRDIEHPKSNQASEIIAEDGRPLGTYFVQNRSNVTYKDISENVINGLIATEDTRFKEHSGIDFKRTFSIIGYNLIGKKQGASTITQQLAKNLFPRESNLNFFSLVLTKFKEWIVAVKLERNYTKEEIITMYLNTVDFGNQAYGIKSAARVYFNTTPDKLTLTQAATLVGMQKGITMYSPTRHPERSRDRRNTVMAMMVKSDLLTQQQFDEEKDKPLNLHFNAATVNDGIAPYFRSVLKNDIKNIFQEQSITKPDGTPYDLDRDGLKIYTTLNYDMQVYAEEAQKEYMKILQAQFIASWKGRNPFKDKALQIEQGIKRSDRYKSLKLEGKSEDEIKDDFNTKTEMTIFTWKGNIDTVMKPIDSVRYYKMLLRNAMMTMDPTNGHVKAWVGGINYEHFKYDQVKMGTRQVGSTAKPFTYAVAIENGYSPCYTVPNVPVTIEGYGEPWTPRNSGKPLPGSITLQKALAYSQNYVTAYLMKQVGPVAVSTLATKMGIPNVPAFPSICLGTFDSSVYNMVGAYGAFANKGTYTKPIYLLRIEDKNGVVLFSQKEIPKPIMSEEVAYVMTRMLKGVVINGTGSRLNYKYHVNAPIGAKTGTTQNNSDGWFMAITPQLVTGIWTGCEDRAFHFISTNQGEGANTALPIFAGFIKRVYANPALKISHADFEPPKSGVSITYDCNQYQQQEEGSSELDEKLGF; translated from the coding sequence ATGAATAAGTCTCTTTCTGCACAAGAAACAAAAAGATATAGTTTAATCATCTGGAAAATACTGATTGGGGGAATAGCCTTATTTGCGATTTTCATTTCGATGATCGGTTTGGGCCTTTTTGGTGCATTACCTTCTTTCAGGGATATCGAACACCCGAAAAGTAATCAGGCTTCAGAAATTATTGCCGAAGATGGTCGTCCGCTAGGAACTTATTTTGTTCAGAACAGATCGAATGTTACTTATAAAGATATTTCCGAAAATGTAATTAACGGCTTAATTGCAACAGAAGATACCCGTTTTAAAGAGCACTCCGGTATAGATTTTAAACGTACTTTTTCTATTATCGGCTACAATTTAATTGGCAAAAAACAAGGGGCAAGTACCATTACCCAACAATTGGCTAAAAATCTTTTCCCGAGGGAATCGAATCTTAATTTCTTCTCGTTGGTGCTAACCAAGTTTAAAGAGTGGATTGTTGCGGTTAAATTAGAACGCAATTACACCAAGGAGGAAATTATTACCATGTATTTAAATACGGTCGATTTTGGTAACCAGGCTTATGGTATTAAATCGGCAGCAAGGGTTTATTTCAATACCACTCCCGATAAATTAACTTTAACACAGGCAGCAACCTTAGTGGGTATGCAAAAAGGGATTACCATGTATTCGCCAACACGCCACCCTGAGCGATCCAGAGACCGTAGAAATACGGTAATGGCCATGATGGTTAAATCTGATCTTTTAACTCAGCAACAATTTGATGAAGAAAAAGACAAACCTTTAAACCTGCACTTTAATGCCGCAACCGTTAACGATGGTATTGCACCATATTTCCGTTCGGTGTTGAAAAATGATATCAAAAATATTTTTCAGGAGCAATCGATTACCAAACCTGATGGTACACCTTACGATTTAGACCGAGATGGTTTGAAAATTTATACCACTTTGAATTATGACATGCAGGTATATGCAGAAGAGGCACAAAAGGAATACATGAAGATTCTACAGGCGCAGTTTATTGCCAGCTGGAAAGGCAGAAATCCTTTCAAGGACAAAGCTTTACAGATTGAACAGGGCATTAAACGATCAGACCGTTATAAATCGTTAAAACTGGAAGGTAAATCGGAGGATGAAATTAAGGACGATTTTAACACCAAAACCGAAATGACCATTTTTACCTGGAAAGGTAATATTGATACAGTAATGAAGCCGATTGACTCTGTTCGTTACTACAAAATGTTGTTGCGCAATGCCATGATGACGATGGATCCAACAAACGGACATGTGAAAGCATGGGTTGGGGGGATTAATTATGAGCATTTTAAATACGACCAGGTTAAAATGGGAACCAGGCAGGTAGGATCTACAGCAAAACCATTTACCTATGCCGTAGCCATTGAAAATGGTTATTCGCCATGTTACACCGTACCAAATGTACCCGTAACGATAGAAGGTTATGGCGAACCATGGACGCCTAGAAATTCTGGTAAACCATTACCAGGAAGCATTACCTTACAAAAAGCCCTTGCTTACTCTCAAAATTATGTTACCGCCTATTTAATGAAACAGGTTGGTCCGGTTGCCGTATCTACTTTAGCTACCAAAATGGGCATACCTAATGTTCCGGCATTTCCATCTATTTGTTTGGGAACATTCGATTCATCGGTTTATAATATGGTGGGTGCTTATGGTGCTTTCGCGAATAAAGGAACTTACACCAAACCGATTTATTTATTGAGAATTGAAGATAAAAATGGCGTAGTATTGTTTTCTCAAAAGGAAATACCGAAACCAATTATGAGTGAAGAAGTTGCATATGTAATGACCAGAATGCTAAAGGGAGTAGTAATCAACGGAACCGGATCGAGATTGAATTATAAATACCATGTAAATGCACCGATAGGTGCCAAAACAGGAACCACTCAAAATAACTCAGATGGTTGGTTTATGGCCATTACGCCACAGTTAGTAACAGGTATCTGGACTGGTTGCGAAGATAGGGCATTCCACTTTATCAGTACTAACCAGGGTGAGGGTGCCAATACCGCGCTACCAATTTTTGCAGGTTTTATCAAAAGGGTATATGCCAATCCAGCTTTAAAGATTAGTCATGCGGATTTTGAGCCGCCAAAATCTGGTGTTTCGATTACCTATGATTGTAACCAATACCAACAACAGGAAGAAGGCAGCAGCGAACTGGATGAGAAGCTAGGGTTTTAA